One Nakamurella alba genomic window, GATCCGACGTGACGCACCAAGTACCGCTGGGCATCTGGGCCTGGTGTGCTGTCCGCCGCCGTCATGTCGATCTCGGCCGCGTGCACAGCGCCGGCTGTCGGTCCTGACCCTGCCGGGCCCTTTGTGGCCCGAAGCGTTCCGGCCCGTGCGGCATCACGACGGAGCGACGCCGTCCTGGTGACCTTCCGAACTTGATATCCCCTGTTCTGCATCGGATGTCAGGCCATCCTGCGCACCCGACGGAACACGTCCGGCATCGACTTCGAGTGCGATGCCGGTCTGCGGCCGCCCAGGGCACAGGCGGGACGGTGGCCGCACGGCGCCGCGGGATCGGCGGAACCCGCGGCGCCCCCGTCCGGCGATCTCCGGCGGACACCTACCGGAGACCCCGGAGCAAGGGCAGCAGATCACTTCCCTGACGGGTGATCTCGTCACGGTACGGCGTGTCCGAGAGGATGAAGGTGCTGATGCCGAGATCGGCGTAGCGGCACAGGGCGCCGGCCACGTCGTCGGGCGACCCGACGAGCCACGAGGCGCCCGCGCCGATGCCGCCGGCCAGCGCGGGCGCGGTGTACAGGTACTCGTCCACCACCTCCGAGCGGTCGGCGAGCCGGCGGAGCCGCTGCTGGCCAACGGCTTCCGCCCACCCCCCGCTCGAGGTCGGCGACAGCGCCATCGCCGCCACACGCGCCCGGGCCACCGCCCAGGCCTCCTCCGTCGTGTCGCGCACGACCGTGGTCACGCGCAGGCCGAACGCCAACGGCCGGTGCACCCGTCCGACATCGACCTGCAGCGAGCGAAGTGTGTCGATCCTGTCCGCCACGGCGGCCAGTGGTTCGCCCCAGAACAACTGCACGTCGGCCTCCGCGGCGGCGACCCGCGTCGTCCTTGCCGGAGATCACGTTGACCCGGACACGCCCGCCGGTCAGTTCGTCCAACGTGGCTGCGGCAGAGGCGAAGTGAGCCGGTTGCCAGTATCCCGGTCGGGTGGCGATCAGCGGTTCGAAGGTATCGGTGCGGGCGGCGAGCGCGGTTGCGACCGTGAAGGTGTCCGGGCGCCCCCACCCGGTCCCGATCAGTGCACCCTGCCAACCGGACCGCTCCACCGCACGTGCCTGGTCGGTCAACACCTCCGTGCTGTTGTGGTCGGCCGACACCGGATCACCGCGGTGGCCCGGCCGGGCGATGGCCATCGGTGTGGTTCGGCTCGCAATCCCTTGCAGGTGAACCGTTTCACCACACGTTGGTACTTGCGCGCCGGAGAAGTACTGATATACGGTCGATTTCGGTCACGAGTTCCAGCGACAAGCCCTGGCTTGCTGGACGGCAACCCTCACGGATGTGGCGGGGTGCTCCAGGTGACGACCGGGTGCGGACCGGAAGAGCCGGTCCGTGCAAGCACAGCCGAGAGCGCCGTACGCCGCGAACCGTCAGGAGTCCTCGTGGACGAGCACCGTGCCGCCGCAGGGCATGTCGCCGGCACCTGGTCCCGCCGCCGCCACATCGACCTGGGACGGACGCAGAGTGCCTTCTGTTGTCGCTGACGAGCACCACTCGTCAGCGCAACCCCGCACCCCCGGGGAAGCGACAGCCCGACGGCGATCCCGTACCAACGGGAGGCGCCGCTGTCCCGACCGGAGTCGAACATGCTGCACAGCAGATCCTTTCACGACAGTTTTCCCTACGGCAGTTCCACTGACACGCCCCTGCGCGAGGCGAACCGCCGGTTGACCGGCAGTTCCGGCTACCGACGGCTGCGGCGCCGCTACGGGGAAGCGGCATCGCGGTCCCGCAGCGAGTCCGAGAGAGCGCACTGGGTGGACCGCGACCGGCAGCTGCGCGCCTGGGCCGAGCGGGTCGATGCCGGAGGTCCGGATCTGTCCGGCACTTCGGACGAGGTCCGGCGGTTGCTCGAGTTCGAGCACCGACAGGTGTCCCAGGAGATCGCGCTGCAGATCGCCCGCGACCTGCACTGAACCGGCACACCGCACCACCGCTGCACCGCAGGTGGCGCCCTGCCCGGGCGCTACCTGCGGGCCGCTCTCCTCCTATCCGAAAGTTGCTGCTGTGCATCCGATCCCAAGTCTGTTGGCGTTGCCATGACCCGCTACCTGGTGACCAGACTCCTGCAGGCACTGTTCGTGCTGTGGGCCGCCTACACCGTCACCTTCGTCATCCTTTTCCTGCTGCCGAGTGATCCGGTCGAGATCCGGCTCGCCGCGGGCGGCGACGGGGGAGTGTCGTCCCAGGACGAGCTCGACGCGCTGCGGGCCGAGTACGGACTGGACCAACCCCTGTGGGTGCAGTACTTCTCGCTGCTGTCCCGGTTCGTTCGGGGTGATCTCGGCAACTCGATCGCCACCGGCACGCCGGTGAGCGAGTCCCTGCGCCAGGCATTGCCGCAGACCCTGGCCCTGGCCGGGGCGGCCCTGCTGCTGGCCCTGCTGCTCGGGGTGGGTGTGGCCATGCTGGCCTCCCGGCTGCGTACCCGGTGGCTGCAGCAGGCGCTGCTGTCGCTGCCCTCGCTCGGTGTCGCCGTCCCGACGTTCTGGTCCGGACTGCTGCTGCTGCAATTGTTCTCCTTCCGACTGGGCTGGTTCCCCTCGCTGGGCAACAAGGGCATCGAGAGCATGGTGCTGCCGGCGATCGCCCTCGCCCTGCCGAATGCGGCCTACGTCGCACAGGTGCTGGCCCGGAGCCTGCGTCACGCGGTGCGCCAGCCGTACGTCGACACCGCGCGGGCCCGGGGCGCCTCCACCTCCAGGGTGCTGTTCCGGCACGCGCTGCCCAATGCCGTCATCCCGGCACTCACCATGGTGGGGATCTGCGCCGGCAACCTGCTCGGCGGCGCCGTGGTGGTCGAGACCGTCTTCTCCCGTGTCGGGATCGGCAAGTTGACCCAGACCGCGGTCGCCGCCCAGGACACCCCGGTGGTGCAGACCCTGGTCGTGCTGGCCGCCGCCATCTTCGTGGTGGTCAATCTGCTGGTCGACCTGCTCTACCCGCTCATCGACCCACGGATCGCCGTCCGCCGTTCCCGTCGGCGACCTGCGGTGACCACGACCCCGGAGAAGAAGGAGACCGCAGATGTCTAGCGTGCTGGCCGTCGAGACGGTCGATCTCGTCGACGGTTCGGCCGTCGGAACCGCACCGCCACGCCGCACCCGGCCGCGGCGCAGCCGCCGGTGGACGGCGCGGGTGGGGGTCTGGCTGTCCTGGGCCGTGATTGCGCTGGTGGTGGGGTGGGCTTTCCTGCCGGGGGTGTTCGCCCATCAGGATCCGCTGGCCGGCAATCCCGTCGACAAGTTGCAGGCCCCGTCCGGTGCGCACTGGTTCGGCACCGACTACATCGGCCGCGACCTGTTC contains:
- a CDS encoding ABC transporter permease, with translation MTRYLVTRLLQALFVLWAAYTVTFVILFLLPSDPVEIRLAAGGDGGVSSQDELDALRAEYGLDQPLWVQYFSLLSRFVRGDLGNSIATGTPVSESLRQALPQTLALAGAALLLALLLGVGVAMLASRLRTRWLQQALLSLPSLGVAVPTFWSGLLLLQLFSFRLGWFPSLGNKGIESMVLPAIALALPNAAYVAQVLARSLRHAVRQPYVDTARARGASTSRVLFRHALPNAVIPALTMVGICAGNLLGGAVVVETVFSRVGIGKLTQTAVAAQDTPVVQTLVVLAAAIFVVVNLLVDLLYPLIDPRIAVRRSRRRPAVTTTPEKKETADV